One part of the Tindallia californiensis genome encodes these proteins:
- a CDS encoding DUF4198 domain-containing protein has protein sequence MKKQIKILIMMFVLVMAFSITASAHELWIETNEVGDGEEIKVEVLWGHRGDFLDNADHENYRLFVRYPNDTVEELELERRGVQPRSFIVPTEKGEYVFWAERKPSAFTREDITTLSVQMAKNVFRFGEGNTTLEQPTDMPLEIIPLSNIDRGNFKGKVLLEGETVEGASVSVYGPGESTVMTESNAEGIFEVDIREAGSWLVKANIATEEEGEMEETAYTQVSRTTTLVFDIEQEELVTDTNSEAVATDESIINTSNSSTNMIFPGVIGLFLGVAATLVFTKKKSMRNIDK, from the coding sequence ATGAAAAAACAAATAAAAATATTGATCATGATGTTCGTATTAGTAATGGCTTTTAGTATTACAGCTTCTGCACACGAATTATGGATCGAAACAAATGAAGTTGGAGATGGAGAAGAAATAAAGGTTGAAGTGCTTTGGGGACACAGAGGAGATTTTTTAGATAATGCAGATCATGAAAACTATCGATTATTTGTGAGATATCCGAATGATACAGTAGAAGAATTAGAGTTAGAAAGAAGAGGAGTACAACCAAGAAGCTTTATAGTACCTACAGAAAAGGGTGAATATGTATTTTGGGCCGAAAGAAAGCCAAGCGCTTTTACACGAGAGGATATAACAACTTTAAGTGTACAAATGGCAAAAAATGTGTTTAGATTTGGGGAAGGAAATACAACATTAGAACAGCCTACGGATATGCCGCTGGAAATTATCCCATTAAGTAATATTGATAGGGGAAACTTTAAGGGGAAGGTTTTGTTAGAAGGTGAAACAGTCGAAGGTGCATCAGTTAGTGTTTATGGACCTGGAGAATCAACAGTTATGACTGAAAGTAATGCGGAAGGAATCTTTGAAGTAGACATTAGAGAAGCAGGCAGTTGGTTAGTGAAGGCTAACATAGCAACAGAAGAAGAAGGGGAAATGGAGGAAACAGCGTATACTCAAGTAAGCCGAACGACAACTTTAGTGTTTGATATAGAGCAAGAGGAGTTAGTAACAGATACTAATTCTGAAGCAGTTGCTACTGATGAAAGTATAATTAATACAAGTAATTCCAGCACAAATATGATATTTCCTGGAGTTATAGGATTGTTTTTAGGGGTTGCGGCTACATTAGTGTTTACGAAAAAAAAGAGCATGCGTAATATTGATAAGTAA
- a CDS encoding FHA domain-containing protein has protein sequence MSWYIEVREGFDQGKKITLNNGPVVIGRDQSRCNLILSDENISRVHARVTMDIAGSIVIEDLGSTHGTHVNRQQIHEPRVITAEDSLVLGGCSIGLVWESSVETERTEGGQNPPLDVFLIGRDPSNQLVIDDPKVSRSHARIECRPEGYYLTDSNSTYGTSLNGKKISGTVLLPMASWISIEKYHYYFDGEKLMTEKGETVAVLNPRVRSSSEMLMFSEIMAIPFKATDVLKWGIGCLLSMIPIISFFVSGYRYKLYQNGMKGSLEMPEWNDWKNLFVTGFFFSLIKFLYFLPPTLLLLAMTYIAASRVDFTTTRFIIAIIPGSLACLGMGLMLPMGWGRYVDSGKLGDAFRFTEIINGIRAVSTHYLRGVAVVIGMLIIMGMLSWIPYFGAVLLVVSSFFLMVFSGILFGNLYRLSQQYLP, from the coding sequence ATGAGCTGGTATATAGAGGTAAGGGAAGGCTTTGATCAAGGAAAAAAAATTACATTAAACAATGGACCCGTGGTCATCGGCAGAGATCAAAGTCGATGCAACCTGATTCTTTCGGATGAGAATATTTCACGAGTACATGCCAGAGTGACAATGGATATTGCTGGGAGTATTGTAATTGAAGATTTAGGAAGTACTCATGGAACCCATGTGAATAGGCAGCAAATTCATGAACCAAGGGTTATTACAGCGGAAGATTCTCTGGTTCTGGGGGGCTGCAGCATTGGATTAGTTTGGGAATCATCCGTAGAAACAGAAAGAACAGAAGGAGGACAGAATCCTCCACTAGATGTTTTTCTGATTGGACGTGATCCATCCAATCAGTTGGTGATTGATGATCCAAAAGTATCTCGAAGTCATGCCCGTATTGAATGCCGACCAGAAGGCTATTACTTGACGGATAGCAACAGCACTTATGGTACCAGCCTTAATGGAAAGAAAATAAGTGGCACTGTACTACTTCCCATGGCATCATGGATCAGCATTGAGAAGTACCACTACTATTTTGATGGCGAAAAATTGATGACAGAAAAAGGAGAGACAGTAGCGGTATTGAATCCTAGGGTTCGTTCTTCCTCAGAGATGTTGATGTTTTCAGAGATTATGGCAATACCTTTTAAAGCAACAGACGTGCTAAAGTGGGGAATCGGATGTCTGCTGTCCATGATTCCCATTATTTCTTTTTTCGTTAGTGGTTATCGATACAAACTCTATCAAAATGGTATGAAGGGTTCTCTTGAGATGCCAGAATGGAACGACTGGAAAAATCTTTTTGTGACTGGATTCTTTTTTTCTCTTATCAAGTTTCTCTATTTTTTGCCACCGACCCTTTTATTACTCGCCATGACCTATATAGCCGCTAGTAGAGTAGACTTTACGACAACAAGGTTTATTATTGCTATTATTCCAGGGAGTTTAGCATGCCTTGGCATGGGGCTGATGCTGCCGATGGGATGGGGTCGTTATGTAGATAGTGGAAAGCTTGGAGATGCCTTTCGTTTTACGGAAATAATAAACGGAATTAGAGCGGTTTCTACCCACTACCTGAGAGGAGTAGCAGTGGTGATAGGGATGTTAATAATCATGGGTATGCTCTCTTGGATTCCCTATTTTGGAGCCGTATTGTTGGTCGTAAGTTCTTTCTTTCTTATGGTTTTTTCCGGTATTCTCTTTGGAAATCTCTATCGCCTTAGTCAGCAATACCTACCATAA
- a CDS encoding Ig-like domain-containing protein: MKGFKKALVLVLLMSIMSHAIFPGFTWANADQPGMNCRISLDAGSIIVMQGLHTELRATALPVDRCSQQFIYASADERVARVDTLGGVGYVWGMTPGQTQITVSSAENRSVVTRIDVMVIRYEGIGQAEIQEIEQGGGPEWVQGPSPWDRPFRVDKEAREGANWIDDKVADYLIPYKNIFNAFKEVLWRDDVPLPVRLLNAVKEVGFGLLGAAGTFLDHVLQITVGEDWFAMPYTVIMDQMDYVGQMIQQFLQQYANPTVSIHGEREINKLEGTYTYTASATPAREDYIYIWRIGDREYSGSSVDIDFSNHVSVLSNRAEVLLTLQVKGSADGEVLDSEEAVIRINRVYPIILGEREIRHNLEEGDVVEHSFAAQANISGDYTYDWDFGDGRSWSHSPGVGANSSGTVTYDYDHFDQSTILYLQVRLKSRTNPEEVYGSDLVPINILLDEEDDEFEDREDAIERCNEWYESGSGGAGTTRTNYDISMLPVGASFDMRFNAYGIPDRFIVEYEGAEVYNSGWRGNPNRAASKPDLYPGGVSGPGSGSVMGMFAKNQENHFTVTVIGPESGTAWEYAIRANCIMMEEVERVPEADEAMTLE; this comes from the coding sequence ATGAAGGGTTTCAAGAAAGCGTTGGTCTTGGTATTACTGATGAGCATAATGAGTCATGCAATCTTTCCAGGCTTTACGTGGGCAAATGCAGACCAACCTGGAATGAATTGCAGAATTAGCTTGGATGCTGGCTCGATCATTGTGATGCAAGGTTTGCACACGGAATTAAGAGCTACAGCTTTGCCGGTGGATAGATGCTCACAACAGTTCATCTACGCTTCAGCAGATGAAAGGGTTGCTAGGGTGGATACCCTTGGTGGTGTTGGATATGTATGGGGAATGACACCAGGACAAACACAAATTACTGTGTCTTCAGCAGAAAACAGGAGTGTTGTTACACGGATTGATGTTATGGTGATCCGATACGAAGGCATAGGCCAGGCTGAAATTCAAGAAATAGAGCAGGGCGGCGGGCCAGAATGGGTTCAAGGACCATCTCCTTGGGATCGCCCCTTCAGAGTAGACAAAGAGGCAAGAGAAGGAGCCAATTGGATTGACGATAAAGTAGCAGATTACTTGATTCCTTACAAAAACATATTCAATGCATTTAAGGAAGTGTTATGGAGAGACGATGTTCCGCTGCCAGTTCGGCTTTTGAATGCGGTGAAAGAGGTGGGCTTTGGTCTTTTAGGGGCAGCAGGAACGTTCTTGGATCATGTCCTTCAAATTACGGTTGGGGAGGATTGGTTTGCGATGCCCTATACCGTTATAATGGATCAAATGGATTACGTTGGTCAAATGATCCAACAATTTCTGCAACAGTATGCAAATCCGACGGTCAGCATTCATGGCGAGCGAGAAATAAATAAGTTAGAAGGGACATACACCTATACGGCTTCTGCTACACCAGCTAGAGAGGATTATATATATATTTGGAGGATAGGAGATCGGGAATATAGCGGCTCTTCCGTAGACATCGATTTTAGCAATCATGTATCCGTCCTTTCCAATAGAGCCGAAGTCCTTTTGACCCTTCAAGTGAAAGGGTCTGCAGATGGAGAGGTGCTGGATTCAGAAGAGGCCGTCATTCGGATCAATAGAGTTTATCCCATCATACTGGGCGAAAGGGAAATTAGACATAATTTGGAAGAAGGAGATGTGGTAGAACACTCTTTTGCAGCTCAGGCCAATATTAGCGGTGATTACACCTATGATTGGGATTTTGGTGATGGGAGAAGCTGGAGCCATAGTCCAGGAGTTGGGGCGAATTCTAGTGGGACCGTAACCTATGATTATGATCATTTTGATCAAAGTACGATCTTATACTTACAGGTCAGGCTTAAGAGTAGAACGAACCCAGAAGAAGTTTATGGCAGCGATTTGGTACCCATTAATATCCTTCTGGATGAGGAAGACGATGAATTTGAAGACCGAGAGGATGCCATCGAAAGGTGCAATGAGTGGTATGAGTCTGGCAGTGGTGGAGCAGGTACAACAAGAACCAATTACGATATTAGTATGTTGCCAGTAGGAGCCAGTTTTGATATGAGATTTAATGCTTATGGAATTCCAGATCGGTTTATTGTGGAATACGAAGGAGCAGAAGTATATAACTCTGGTTGGCGTGGGAATCCAAACAGAGCAGCCTCTAAGCCGGATTTGTATCCTGGAGGAGTCTCAGGACCTGGCTCTGGCAGTGTTATGGGAATGTTTGCTAAAAACCAAGAAAATCATTTTACCGTAACGGTAATAGGACCTGAATCAGGAACCGCCTGGGAATATGCCATTCGGGCTAATTGCATCATGATGGAAGAAGTAGAAAGGGTCCCAGAGGCTGATGAAGCCATGACCCTGGAGTAG
- a CDS encoding YfcC family protein gives MTTSVNEPKKKESLHPFLPLIIMVILVAIATHFIPAGEFERTEVNGRTIVEQGSFQYVESNPTSISDFFQSFYYGFERGAGAMALIVFIGGTFGVLRKSGLLDLGVQGLTEKLKDKGIGVLALAVMTVIAINSGFTGMRELDMIFIMLLIPIMLKLGYDSMTALGIVLVGSAAGFAPAVANPFFTGIAHQIAELPIYSAIAYRGMITIVFLFTGLWYVSRYAKKVKKDPSLSLVADEEINFDASEHENSMEVQTMTPRLKAAGIAFLLLFALMIMGTLKFGFGFPQISGVFVAKTVIVGYIAGFNTNKICQAFLEGAQHVLGMVLIILFARSILVVLEDAMVIDTIIHNLSYLIMGTSKNVSAIMIYVVQTIINVVVPSGSGQAMITMPIIIPLADMGGITRQVACLASQLGDGITNYLYPTNGILMGVLAASGISWGKWARFFLPLFAFWTVLAGVFIVIAQMIELGPF, from the coding sequence ATGACGACATCTGTAAATGAACCAAAAAAGAAAGAGAGTCTACATCCATTTTTACCACTTATTATCATGGTTATTCTAGTGGCCATTGCAACTCATTTTATTCCAGCAGGAGAATTTGAGCGAACAGAAGTCAATGGCCGAACCATCGTGGAACAAGGCAGTTTTCAGTATGTAGAAAGCAACCCTACTAGCATCAGCGATTTTTTCCAGTCTTTTTATTATGGTTTTGAAAGAGGCGCTGGCGCTATGGCGCTCATCGTCTTTATCGGAGGAACCTTTGGTGTGTTAAGAAAATCCGGACTACTCGATTTAGGAGTCCAGGGATTGACTGAAAAACTGAAAGATAAGGGAATTGGTGTGCTGGCTTTGGCGGTCATGACGGTTATTGCTATTAACAGTGGTTTTACTGGCATGAGGGAACTGGATATGATTTTTATTATGCTGCTGATTCCTATTATGTTAAAACTTGGCTATGACTCAATGACAGCCCTTGGTATTGTCCTAGTTGGATCCGCTGCCGGTTTTGCTCCTGCGGTGGCTAATCCGTTTTTTACCGGTATTGCTCATCAAATTGCTGAGCTGCCTATTTATTCTGCTATTGCTTATCGAGGCATGATTACCATTGTTTTTCTGTTTACCGGATTATGGTATGTTAGTCGATATGCAAAAAAAGTAAAAAAAGATCCTTCCTTAAGTTTAGTGGCTGACGAAGAAATAAATTTTGACGCATCTGAACACGAAAATTCTATGGAAGTTCAAACCATGACCCCACGGCTAAAAGCAGCCGGTATTGCCTTCCTTCTTTTATTCGCACTCATGATTATGGGAACTTTAAAGTTTGGATTTGGCTTCCCGCAAATATCCGGAGTATTTGTAGCAAAAACCGTTATTGTTGGATACATTGCTGGCTTTAATACAAATAAAATTTGTCAGGCTTTTCTTGAAGGGGCTCAGCATGTACTAGGAATGGTACTGATCATTCTTTTTGCAAGATCCATTTTGGTAGTATTAGAAGATGCCATGGTTATCGATACCATTATCCACAACCTTTCTTACTTAATTATGGGAACTTCTAAAAATGTATCGGCTATCATGATTTATGTGGTACAGACCATCATTAACGTCGTCGTACCTTCCGGCAGTGGCCAGGCGATGATTACCATGCCAATTATTATTCCGCTTGCTGATATGGGTGGCATTACCCGTCAGGTAGCTTGCCTGGCTTCCCAATTAGGAGATGGGATTACCAACTACCTATACCCAACCAATGGAATTCTAATGGGAGTGTTGGCTGCTTCTGGTATCTCTTGGGGAAAATGGGCCAGATTCTTTTTACCTCTGTTTGCTTTTTGGACCGTTTTGGCCGGTGTCTTCATTGTTATTGCACAAATGATTGAATTAGGACCATTCTAA